A stretch of Fusarium poae strain DAOMC 252244 chromosome 2, whole genome shotgun sequence DNA encodes these proteins:
- a CDS encoding hypothetical protein (BUSCO:23387at5125) has product MAAAPSSILIVGSGVFGLGTAWALTKRPHYSNTKITIVEECAGQFPPEDGASVDSSRIVRADYSDPYYAALAAEAQKEWRKQGDEDVGGQGRYSESGFVLCASETPKDFKMKKSGMDYTKESAKNVELIAAQTGLPMDKIQKLESTKALQEFLGTDGYPGDWGYLNGNSGWADAGEGMKWLYKQASATGRIEFVNGKVTELVTDGDRVVGAKLSDSKVLKAEVVMVAAGAWSGSLVDLRGRTEATGHAVTYMDITPEEQKRLDNFPVVLNLSTGLFLIPPRNNVLKVARHTFGYINPVKITNALPPSPNDKREPFIASQPYTSRNDSANPLSVEADKDLRRALKDLCPIRGLETRPWKEARICWYSDTRDGEWLIDYHPGWKGLFVATGDSGHGYKFLPNLGEKIADVLQGQGGELGEKWRWREMKNDGVGRETNGVYNGLMTQDGSRGGRPLVLCDELAKGRAPVGETKAKL; this is encoded by the coding sequence ATGGCTGCCGCTCCCTCCTCCATCCTCATCGTTGGCTCTGGCGTCTTCGGCCTCGGTACTGCCTGGGCTTTGACCAAGCGACCCCATTACTCCAACACCAAGATCACCATCGTCGAAGAATGCGCTGGTCAGTTCCCTCCTGAGGATGGTGCCAGTGTAGACTCATCCCGAATCGTGCGAGCCGATTACTCAGACCCATACTACGCTGCGCTCGCCGCTGAGGCGCAGAAGGAATGGCGAAAGCAAGGTGACGAAGATGTCGGCGGTCAAGGACGGTACTCCGAGTCCGGCTTTGTCCTTTGCGCAAGCGAAACACCCAAGGacttcaagatgaagaagtctGGCATGGACTATACCAAGGAGAGTGCGAAGAACGTCGAATTGATTGCTGCGCAAACCGGTCTACCCATGGACAAGATCCAGAAGCTTGAGAGCACCAAAGCACTACAAGAATTCCTCGGTACGGACGGATATCCTGGAGACTGGGGCTACCTTAACGGTAACTCTGGTTGGGCCGATGCTGGGGAGGGTATGAAGTGGCTCTACAAGCAGGCCAGTGCCACAGGACGTATCGAGTTCGTCAACGGCAAGGTCACAGAGCTCGTGACAGATGGTGATCGAGTTGTTGGCGCAAAGCTGAGTGATTCCAAGGTTCTCAAGGCCGAAGTGGTCATGGTTGCTGCGGGTGCTTGGTCGGGTTCGCTTGTTGACCTCCGAGGTAGAACAGAGGCTACTGGCCATGCCGTCACCTACATGGACATTACACCAGAGGAGCAGAAGCGTCTGGATAACTTCCCTGTGGTACTGAACCTAAGCACTGGCTTGTTCCTCATCCCCCCACGAAACAACGTCCTCAAGGTTGCCCGCCACACATTCGGATACATCAACCCTGTTAAGATTACCAACGCTCTTCCTCCATCGCCCAACGACAAGAGGGAGCCTTTCATCGCATCTCAACCCTACACCTCCCGCAACGATTCGGCAAATCCTCTCTCCGTTGAAGCCGATAAAGATCTCCGCCGTGCCCTCAAGGACTTGTGTCCTATCCGTGGCCTAGAAACCCGGCCATGGAAGGAGGCTCGAATTTGCTGGTACTCTGACACAAGAGACGGCGAGTGGCTCATCGATTACCACCCAGGATGGAAGGGACTCTTTGTCGCGACCGGAGACAGCGGACACGGATACAAGTTCCTCCCCAACCTCGGTGAGAAGATCGCCGATGTCTTGCAAGGTCAGGGCGGCGAGCTTGGTGAGAAGTGGCGCTGGAGGGAGATGAAGAACGATGGCGTCGGAAGAGAGACAAATGGCGTGTATAATGGTTTGATGACACAGGACGGAAGCAGAGGCGGACGTCCCCTGGTACTATGCGATGAGCTCGCAAAGGGTCGGGCGCCAGTTGGAGAGACCAAGGCCAAGCTATGA
- a CDS encoding hypothetical protein (BUSCO:48160at5125) produces MSSQDNSPCRILVMASGFGSNFQAIIDAISSGSLPNSRIISLIVNRKNAHATVRAEKAGIPWEYFNLISGGFLKKGETDEQKVVEGRQKYDAALAEKILSAEVKPELIVLAGWMHVFSTAFLDPIKKAGINIINLHPALPGEFDGASAIERAYDEFKAGRLTRSGIMAHYVIAEVDRGTPILVKEIEWKGESLEEYKEKVHSQEHELIVNATTKVAQETVQKRAS; encoded by the exons ATGTCCAGCCAGGATAACTCACCATGCCGGATTCTTGTCATGGCCTCAGGCTTTGGCTCTAATTTCCAAGCCATCATAGATGCGATTTCTTCAGGTTCTCTCCCAAACAGTCGTATCATTTCTCTCATCGTGAACCGCAAGAATGCACATGCGACTGTTCGGGCAGAGAAAGCAG GTATCCCATGGGAATACTTCAACCTGATCAGCGGCGGGTTCCTGAAGAAGGGAGAGACAGATGAGCAGAAAGTTGTCGAGGGCCGTCAAAAGTACGACGCCGCATTGGCAGAGAAGATCCTATCAGCAGAGGTGAAGCCTGAACTGATTGTTCTCGCTGGCTGGATGCATGTCTTCTCGACTGCTTTCCTTGATCCCATCAAGAAGGCGGGCATCAACATCATTAATCTTCACCC TGCTCTTCCTGGAGAGTTTGACGGGGCTAGTGCCATTGAGCGAGCTTATGATGAATTCAAGGCCGGACGACTAACACGCTCGGGTATCATGGCCCACTACGTAATTGCTGAGGTTGACAGGGGTACTCCTATCCTGGTCAAAGAGATCGAGTGGAAGGGAGAGAGCCTAGAAGAGTATAAGGAAAAGGTGCACTCTCAAGAGCACGAGTTGATCGTGAACGCAACAACCAAGGTTGCGCAGGAGACAGTTCAAAAGAGAGCATCATAG
- a CDS encoding hypothetical protein (BUSCO:10241at5125), translating into MSSGKGAPDFPNLEAKLQKSSKQSAFEKQKAEAEAKRLREEAETAAVYNEFVKSFDRDDDYDGHSASGFSAPSRPRPGFGGPPPPSGPGRRHFGTSGLKSGPGSLGPPPSSFGKKRSFQDFARAPREKGVLGYDEGSGSGSALPASRAFNTSDDEDMDGASNRAEERAIAKPTLRLSNIPPGTSPATIKALIPENLVVEDVRMTSSTGSAGSERKHAVSIVILSQDTPANDIEAAVNALQNRYLGYGYYLSLHRHLSSAVASSVALPAIGFNSASHPFGAKPVEQSSGPHNAPAQHGFHKGFAPPTSYGPPGAGVNRSNLLHVPVKPPSDVKTIQLISKVIEGVLEHGPEFEALLMSRPEVQREEKWAWIWDARSQGGIWYRWRLWEIITGSQQSRQKGKYVPLFDGSHAWKAPEKNLKFEYTTKLDEFVSDSEYNSSDDEDFDDENKRETADPESEKTFLNPLDKAKLTHLLARLPTSMSRLRKGDVARITSFAIAHASRGVDEVVGMITFNVEKPIALTGANPEKKADIKDVQPGAQEEASREEGVDISAASLVGLYVVSDILSSSSTSGVRHAWRFRQLFETSLKDRKTFETLGLMAERLKWGRLRAEKWKRSIHLVLNLWEGWCVFPAESQELFVRSFETPPSSTTTEKESNEERKGKWKTVEDAQARVLPVSTAVEEEDDVPGEAIDEDDIIGEPVEEDDIEGEPIDEDDIEGEPIEEDDVVGEPMDEDEAVGSEPPPAPSEQPPTESGNNDLEQACRAGPPRRRMRAVDMFADSDDSDKEKGA; encoded by the coding sequence ATGTCTTCCGGCAAGGGCGCCCCCGACTTTCCAAACCTAGAAGCCAAGCTTCAAAAATCATCTAAACAGTCTGCATTCGAGAAGCAGAAAGCAgaggccgaagccaagcGATTACGAGAAGAAGCCGAAACTGCCGCCGTGTACAACGAATTTGTTAAGAGTTTCGACCGCGACGATGATTACGACGGCCACAGCGCGTCCGGCTTTTCAGCGCCCTCGCGCCCTCGACCAGGATTTGGAGGCCCGCCGCCTCCCTCGGGACCCGGTCGACGACACTTTGGTACCTCGGGACTGAAGAGTGGCCCGGGAAGCTTGGGACCGCCACCGTCCTCATTCGGGAAGAAGCGATCTTTCCAGGACTTTGCGAGGGCGCCTCGTGAGAAAGGAGTATTGGGTTATGACGAGGGCAGCGGCAGTGGAAGCGCACTTCCAGCATCCAGAGCTTTTAACAcgagtgatgatgaggatatggATGGCGCGTCAAATCGAGCCGAGGAGAGGGCGATTGCTAAGCCCACACTGCGACTGTCGAACATACCACCGGGAACCTCACCAGCTACAATCAAGGCACTGATTCCAGAGAACTTGGTAGTTGAGGATGTCAGAATGACATCTTCCACCGGCTCTGCGGGATCAGAACGAAAGCATGCGGTTTCGATTGTGATATTGTCCCAGGATACACCCGCAAACGACATCGAGGCAGCCGTCAACGCGCTGCAGAACCGGTATCTAGGCTATGGTTACTATTTATCTTTGCATCGACATCTTTCCTCAGCTGTTGCAAGTTCGGTAGCGTTGCCAGCCATTGGTTTCAACTCAGCATCCCATCCTTTTGGAGCGAAACCTGTTGAGCAGTCATCAGGACCACATAATGCACCCGCACAGCACGGCTTCCATAAAGGATTTGCGCCTCCCACCTCATACGGACCTCCAGGTGCCGGCGTCAACCGGTCTAACTTATTACACGTGCCAGTGAAACCGCCATCAGACGTTAAAACCATTCAATTGATCAGCAAGGTCATCGAAGGAGTTCTCGAGCACGGCCCAGAGTTCGAGGCATTGCTAATGTCACGGCCTGAGGTTCAGAGGGAAGAGAAGTGGGCGTGGATATGGGATGCAAGAAGTCAAGGTGGTATATGGTATCGATGGAGATTATGGGAGATCATTACAGGTTCACAACAATCACGACAGAAGGGCAAATACGTCCCCCTTTTCGACGGCTCACATGCGTGGAAGGCCCCGGAGAAGAACCTGAAATTCGAGTACACAACCAAACTTGATGAGTTCGTATCGGACTCAGAGTACAACTCATCCGACGACGAGGACTTTGATGACGAGAATAAGCGGGAAACCGCAGATCCCGAGTCCGAGAAAACATTCCTCAACCCGCTGGACAAGGCCAAGCTCACACATTTACTGGCGCGATTACCAACATCAATGTCGAGGCTGAGAAAGGGCGATGTTGCAAGGATCACAAGCTTTGCAATTGCTCATGCAAGCCGTGGAGTTGACGAGGTTGTAGGAATGATCACATTCAACGTCGAGAAGCCAATCGCTCTTACCGGCGCAAATCCTGAGAAGAAAGCAGACATTAAAGACGTACAACCGGGCGCGCAGGAAGAGGCATCGAGGGAGGAGGGCGTCGATATCAGTGCTGCTAGCCTAGTAGGCTTGTATGTCGTAAGTGACATattgtcatcttcatcgacaAGCGGCGTGCGGCATGCATGGCGATTTCGACAACTATTCGAGACATCGTTAAAGGACCGCAAGACCTTTGAAACACTAGGTCTTATGGCTGAGCGACTTAAATGGGGTCGTTTACGCGCCGAAAAATGGAAGCGTAGTATTCACCTTGTCCTTAATCTTTGGGAGGGATGGTGTGTCTTCCCAGCTGAGAGTCAAGAGTTATTTGTTCGAAGCTTTGAAACCCCGCCATCATCGACTACTACTGAAAAGGAGAGTAACGAAGAGAGGAAGGGCAAATGGAAGACGGTAGAAGATGCTCAAGCGCGGGTACTGCCAGTATCAACCGCggttgaagaagaggatgacgtGCCGGGCGAAGCGATCGACGAAGACGATATTATAGGGGAGCCGGTGGAAGAGGACGACATCGAAGGCGAACCTATTGACGAGGATGATATCGAAGGCGAGCCGAttgaggaagatgatgtGGTTGGCGAACCAatggacgaggatgaggctgTAGGAAGTGAACCGCCACCAGCACCTTCAGAACAGCCCCCCACTGAGAGCGGAAACAATGACCTAGAACAGGCGTGCAGAGCCGGACCGCCTAGAAGGCGGATGCGAGCGGTGGATATGTTTGCGGATTCCGACGATTCGGATAAGGAAAAGGGCGCATAA
- a CDS encoding hypothetical protein (BUSCO:30797at5125), translated as MVPVRKPGRPLSSCPHPASRPCSCGRVTAAIPKKQACHCGPSKGAESPTLHPENGDSANSSAPQSPTSKTPGSGYRVQKTSSKGSNSSRRESVDPTALQRMDPKMLNILPSFEDATPKSTTPLADINPYGSMGMTPAESPFGPVMYPMFQQVQTPILSPNSSKTTMVNHAGSMTATQILEEPSPPAPKVGSCCGGGNAQNAASTPITLASVPSPPKPKKSCCSSKNDSPKSDQKTDTIPPGDLPTPNSMMIPFPAPVMMPNGMYAYYPQPTVFTYPPQYGSYLQPLQPEQWRQVMATMTFASQGGMPSPYGMPGATPFQTPHPTTGTSHQCSCGASCECVGCAAHPYNEATQNYVRSAWQSMMDTGYTHVNGHSNGHSNGHVNGGEIPATNGHSMNANTAAAPSIGSAEGTVSPVAPQTPSEAASGLSEEQALSANDFFFVSYPFGDSCAGEEASCPCGDDCQCLGCVIHGNIEAEVEAGSQA; from the coding sequence ATGGTGCCCGTCAGGAAGCCGGGCAGACCTCTTAGTAGCTGTCCTCATCCGGCATCACGCCCATGCTCTTGCGGAAGGGTCACGGCTGCCATACCTAAGAAACAAGCCTGCCATTGTGGTCCTAGCAAAGGTGCTGAATCACCAACTCTTCACCCCGAGAATGGCGACAGTGCAAATAGCTCTGCACCCCAAAGTCCGACTAGCAAGACCCCGGGCTCAGGCTATCGAGTGCAGAAGACGAGTTCCAAGGGGAGCAACTCGAGTCGAAGAGAATCGGTTGATCCGACGGCTTTGCAGCGGATGGATCCCAAAATGCTCAACATCCTACCTTCTTTTGAGGACGCCACTCCAAAGTCTACTACACCTCTTGCTGATATAAACCCCTACGGGAGCATGGGCATGACCCCCGCGGAAAGCCCCTTTGGTCCTGTCATGTATCCAATGTTCCAACAAGTCCAAACCCCTATTCTGAGCCCGAATAGCTCGAAAACGACAATGGTCAACCACGCAGGTTCAATGACAGCCACGCAAATTCTGGAAGAACCAAGCCCGCCTGCACCCAAAGTAGGCTCCTGCTGCGGAGGAGGGAATGCCCAAAACGCGGCCTCTACTCCTATAACACTCGCGTCTGTACCGAGTCCTCCAAAACCCAAAAAGAGTTGCTGTTCATCGAAGAATGATTCACCCAAGTCTGACCAAAAGACTGACACTATACCACCTGGCGACTTACCTACGCCTAATAGTATGATGATACCTTTTCCGGCACCCGTCATGATGCCTAATGGCATGTATGCCTACTATCCTCAACCAACAGTATTCACCTACCCACCTCAGTATGGATCGTATTTGCAGCCTCTTCAACCGGAACAATGGAGACAAGTCATGGCTACCATGACGTTTGCTAGCCAAGGAGGCATGCCGTCACCCTATGGTATGCCTGGTGCAACGCCATTCCAAACTCCGCACCCCACCACGGGCACTTCTCATCAATGCAGTTGTGGTGCTTCGTGTGAGTGTGTAGGCTGTGCAGCTCACCCATATAACGAGGCGACGCAGAATTATGTGCGATCGGCCTGGCAGAGCATGATGGACACAGGTTACACCCATGTCAATGGGCACAGTAACGGGCACAGCAACGGGCATGTCAACGGTGGCGAGATACCAGCAACAAACGGCCACAGCATGAACGCAAACACTGCGGCTGCACCCTCTATCGGTTCGGCTGAGGGCACCGTGTCGCCAGTCGCCCCACAGACTCCTTCCGAAGCAGCTTCCGGTCTTAGTGAAGAGCAGGCATTGTCGGCTAAtgacttcttctttgtcAGCTATCCATTTGGAGACTCGTGTGCAGGAGAGGAAGCGAGTTGCCCGTGCGGAGATGACTGCCAATGCTTGGGATGTGTCATTCATGGCAACATTGAAGCAGAGGTGGAAGCAGGGAGCCAGGCCTAG
- the EFM7 gene encoding Protein N-terminal and lysine N-methyltransferase efm7 has protein sequence MSGEVDYGFGDLMDDPEDYCPPTPPPTSQVFTMQSGKPITLHLVGASPTEAHHLWNGAKMISDFFEEDPSRVKDKTVLELGAAAGLPSLVAAILGARKVVVTDYPDPDIISTMQKNVDECDETVEPRGRIANTVDAMGFVWGADSIPLLARLNPTDDSHQERFDVLILADLLFRHSEHGNMVKTIKETLKVSRESVAYVFFTSYRPWKKELDMGFFDIAREQGFEVEQIAERRLDKPLFENDPGDLDVQKTVKGFAVRWSAEACN, from the coding sequence ATGTCTGGAGAAGTAGACTACGGCTTCGGCGACCTCATGGACGACCCAGAGGATTACTGCCCCCCTACGCCCCCGCCTACATCCCAGGTCTTCACCATGCAGAGCGGCAAGCCCATAACGTTGCATCTTGTCGGCGCCAGCCCTACCGAGGCTCATCATCTGTGGAACGGCGCAAAGATGATTTCTGATTTCTTCGAGGAGGATCCCTCACGGGTAAAGGACAAGACGGTTCTTGAACTCGGTGCTGCCGCTGGTCTTCCTAGTCTCGTCGCTGCTATCCTGGGTGCGCGCAAGGTTGTCGTGACGGATTATCCCGACCCTGATATCATCAGCACCATGCAGAAGAATGTTGACGAGTGTGACGAGACTGTCGAGCCTCGTGGTCGCATCGCCAACACCGTCGATGCCATGGGCTTCGTTTGGGGCGCTGACTCGATCCCACTGCTGGCTCGTCTGAACCCAACCGACGATTCTCACCAGGAACGTTTTGATGTTCTCATCCTAGCTGATCTCCTATTCCGGCACAGCGAGCACGGTAACATGGTCAAGACGATTAAGGAGACCCTGAAAGTCTCGCGTGAGAGCGTCGCCTACGTATTTTTCACCTCTTACCGGCCGTGGAAGAAGGAGCTCGACATGGGTTTCTTTGATATTGCGCGCGAGCAAGGCTTCGAGGTGGAGCAGATTGCTGAGCGAAGACTCGACAAGCCATTGTTTGAGAACGACCCTGGTGATTTGGATGTTCAAAAGACTGTCAAGGGATTTGCTGTGCGGTGGTCTGCCGAGGCGTGCAACTGA